CTTGCCGGTCTTGCGGGATCACTCCCTTACTTGTCGGTCGCCTGCGCCTGCTGCATCAGCACCTGCTCGTCGCCGAGCACGCTGAGGCCCTTCAGGATGTCGATCGCATAGGCCAGCTGGTAGTCGTCCTGGCGCAGCTTCGCGGCTTCCTCGGCCTTGGCCCGGTCTTCCTCGATCTGGCGGATCTCGTCCTCGGTCAGGCTGTCGTTGTCGAGCGCGCCGCGCAGGTCGGCCTCGGAGCGGCCGAAGCCCGGGGTCGTGGCCTCATCCTCCTGCGGCTCGGGCGGACGCTGCTCGACGACGATGTCGGGCGAGACGCCGAGCGCCTGGATCGAGCGGCCCGAGGGCGTGTAGTAGCGCGCGGTGGTCAGGCGCATCGCGCCATCGCCCCGCAGCGGCATGACCGTCTGCACCGAACCCTTGCCGAAGCTCTTGGTGCCGACGACCACCGCGCGGCGGTGATCCTTCAGCGCGCCGGCGACGATCTCGGATGCCGAGGCCGAGCCGCCGTTGATCAGCACGACCATCGGCTTGCCGTTCGACAGATCGCCCTCGGTGGCGTTGTAGCGCTCGCCGTCGGCGGCGTTGCGGCCGCGGGTCGAGACGATCTCGCCCTTGTCGAGGAAGGCGTCGGCGACCTTGATCGCCTGGGTCAGCAGCCCGCCCGGGTTGTTGCGCAGGTCGAGCACGATGCCGTTGACCTTGTCGGGGCCACCGGCGGCCTCGATCTCCTTGGCCAGCCCCTCTTCGAGGTTGGGATAGGTCTGGTCGTTGAAGGTGGTGACGCGCAGCACCACGGTATCGCCCTCGCGGCGGGTGCGCACGGCGGTCAGGGTGATGGTGTCGCGGATGATCGAGATGTCGAAGGGCTCATCCGTGCCCTCGCGCACCACGGTGATGACGATCTCGGAGCCGACCGGCCCGCGCAT
The Salipiger sp. H15 DNA segment above includes these coding regions:
- a CDS encoding S41 family peptidase; this translates as MNKFLMAAVGGTVAGVVATTQFVGPLLAQEAEKNTSVYEQLDLFGDIFERIRAQYVTEVDDKKLIEAAINGMLTSLDPHSSYLPPDDAADMRVQTRGEFGGLGIEVTQEDGFVKVVSPMDGTPAAEAGVQAGDFITHVDGESVLGLSLDEAVDKMRGPVGSEIVITVVREGTDEPFDISIIRDTITLTAVRTRREGDTVVLRVTTFNDQTYPNLEEGLAKEIEAAGGPDKVNGIVLDLRNNPGGLLTQAIKVADAFLDKGEIVSTRGRNAADGERYNATEGDLSNGKPMVVLINGGSASASEIVAGALKDHRRAVVVGTKSFGKGSVQTVMPLRGDGAMRLTTARYYTPSGRSIQALGVSPDIVVEQRPPEPQEDEATTPGFGRSEADLRGALDNDSLTEDEIRQIEEDRAKAEEAAKLRQDDYQLAYAIDILKGLSVLGDEQVLMQQAQATDK